A region of Flavobacterium album DNA encodes the following proteins:
- a CDS encoding vWA domain-containing protein, with amino-acid sequence MRRLPVYFLLDTSGSMYGEPIHALNNALSGMVNTLRSDAQALDSLWISIITFDREVKELVPLTELVQFRLPEITCPQSGPTNTGAALDFVLTKVEQDIIKSSPTQKGDWKPLLFLFTDGKPSDIQLYREKTAQVRAYNFGAVVGCAAGHLANDAMLKELTDNVVHLDSADSQTLKTFFKWVSETIEQGNRSQGTGEETRLPPPPDEITVVI; translated from the coding sequence ATGAGAAGATTACCGGTTTATTTTTTACTGGATACCTCAGGCTCCATGTATGGCGAGCCCATTCATGCCCTGAATAACGCACTCAGCGGGATGGTAAACACGCTTCGTAGCGATGCGCAGGCGCTGGATTCACTGTGGATCAGCATCATTACGTTCGACCGTGAAGTAAAGGAGCTCGTGCCGCTTACCGAGCTCGTGCAGTTTCGCCTGCCGGAGATCACCTGTCCCCAGAGCGGCCCCACCAATACAGGTGCCGCGCTGGATTTCGTGCTTACTAAAGTTGAGCAGGACATCATAAAAAGCTCGCCTACGCAAAAGGGCGACTGGAAACCGCTACTGTTCCTCTTTACGGATGGCAAGCCATCAGATATACAGCTGTACCGAGAAAAAACCGCGCAGGTGCGTGCCTACAATTTTGGCGCTGTGGTGGGCTGTGCGGCCGGCCACCTGGCTAACGATGCCATGCTGAAAGAGCTGACCGACAACGTGGTACACCTTGATTCGGCGGACAGCCAGACCCTGAAGACGTTCTTCAAGTGGGTGTCTGAAACCATAGAGCAGGGTAACAGGAGCCAGGGCACAGGAGAGGAAACACGCCTCCCGCCGCCGCCTGACGAGATTACCGTTGTTATTTAA
- a CDS encoding TerY-C metal binding domain-containing protein, with protein sequence MRRLPIYFLIDISESMVGEPIQQVEEGLATIIQALKSDPHALETVWVSIIVFAGQAKTLVPLQEIVSFYPPKFPIGSGTSLSKGLGHLMYELRSNIVKTTYEQKGDWKPIVFLFTDGVPTDDTSAAIAEWKQNWARTANMVAISFGDETDMRLLGELSNDVMHFKNTSPQSYKAFFKWVTDSIKTSSISVENNSTGFELAKTDDETISKIDLSKPGDYDRGGYVDDNFVVFAAQCQNTKRPYLMKYGKVSQPSNFGGMNFETRAYRLMGAYPVDNSYYELADKSYENNVSSDELIGAPTCPCCGNQYGLAVCSCRKIHCIGDEEVSTCPWCGSQGKYTSGGGNGGFNIGRAQG encoded by the coding sequence ATGAGAAGGCTTCCCATATATTTTTTAATAGACATTTCTGAGTCAATGGTAGGCGAACCCATCCAGCAGGTAGAGGAGGGGCTTGCCACCATTATCCAGGCATTAAAATCCGACCCGCACGCGCTGGAAACCGTTTGGGTCTCCATCATCGTATTTGCAGGGCAGGCAAAAACACTGGTTCCGTTGCAGGAGATCGTGAGCTTTTACCCGCCTAAGTTCCCCATAGGCAGCGGCACATCCTTAAGCAAGGGCTTGGGCCACCTGATGTATGAATTGCGCAGCAACATCGTAAAAACGACCTACGAGCAAAAGGGCGACTGGAAGCCTATCGTTTTCCTGTTTACCGATGGCGTTCCTACCGATGATACCTCGGCTGCCATTGCCGAATGGAAACAAAACTGGGCGCGTACGGCTAATATGGTCGCAATTTCCTTTGGGGATGAGACAGACATGAGGCTTTTGGGCGAACTCAGCAATGATGTGATGCATTTTAAGAATACCAGCCCACAGTCGTATAAAGCATTCTTTAAATGGGTTACCGATTCCATTAAGACGAGCAGCATAAGCGTGGAAAACAATTCAACAGGATTTGAGCTGGCCAAAACCGATGACGAAACCATTTCTAAAATAGACCTGAGCAAGCCCGGCGACTATGACCGTGGCGGCTACGTAGACGATAACTTTGTGGTATTCGCGGCGCAATGCCAGAATACCAAACGCCCGTACCTGATGAAATATGGCAAGGTATCACAGCCCTCCAACTTCGGGGGGATGAATTTCGAGACACGTGCCTACAGGCTGATGGGCGCTTATCCGGTAGATAACTCCTATTATGAACTTGCCGATAAGTCGTATGAGAACAACGTGAGCAGCGATGAGCTGATAGGCGCGCCTACCTGCCCGTGCTGTGGGAACCAATATGGACTGGCTGTTTGCTCTTGCCGTAAGATCCACTGCATAGGCGATGAGGAAGTGAGCACGTGCCCATGGTGCGGCTCTCAGGGTAAATATACCTCGGGTGGTGGCAATGGCGGCTTCAACATCGGCAGGGCACAGGGGTAA